From a region of the Haematobia irritans isolate KBUSLIRL chromosome 4, ASM5000362v1, whole genome shotgun sequence genome:
- the U4-U6-60K gene encoding U4-U6 small nuclear riboprotein factor 60K: MSDDDDIQYVKRQRTLYYGSLEETERKRLAGASSISGLTASSSTQLEDIDSDEDYEDPKKHQQTAASAPPPTAAALANKINDDYFDLETEISKDKVALLEEFERKKRARQINVSTDDSEIKRNLRQLNEPICYFGEGPAERRRRLRELLASLGENAIKQKQNEEEERKQLQKEQETTWYHEGPETLRVARLWIARYSLPRAKERLEKAREALEVPSATRAGRMVELQKRLQSMGPHCSQVGDTRPLSGSAFNDDSTLLLTSSWSGVCKVWSVPDCKLEQTLRGHTSYVGGVAFRPGVKSDEENVVAMASGGHDGSVKLWGFNSEESIADITGHMPHRVSKVGFHPSGRFLATACYDSSWRLWDLEQKTEVLHQEGHAKAVHCLAFQWEGSVIVTGGLDAFGRVWDLRTGRCIMFLEGHLGSIFGVDFSPNGFHIATGSQDNTCKIWDLRRRQPVYTIPAHLNLISDVKYQRDGGSFLATCSYDCTTKIWSNKTWQPLKTLQGHDGKVVSLDISSNSNYIVTTSFDRTFKLWSHDC, from the exons ATGTCCGATGATGATGACATTCAATATGTTAAGCGGCAAAGAACTCTGTACTACGGCTCATTGGAGGAGACCGAACGTAAACGTTTGGCGGGTGCTTCTTCAATTTCAGGACTAACAGCATCGAGTTCTACTCAATTGGAGGACATTGACTCAGACGAGGACTATGAGGACCCAAAGAAACATCAACAAACAGCTGCATCTGCACCACCACCGACAGCTGCCGCCCTAgctaataaaataaatgatgaCTACTTTGATTTGGAAACAGAGATATCTAAGGATAAGGTGGCTCTGCTCGAGGAGTTTGAGCGTAAAAAGCGTGCACGCCAAATAAATGTCTCCACAGATGATTCCGAAATCAAACGTAATTTGAGACAGTTGAACGAGCCCATTTGTTATTTCGGAGAAGGCCCGGCGGAGCGAAGGCGTCGTCTTAGGGAATTATTGGCTAGTTTGGGGGAGAATGccataaaacaaaaacagaatGAAGAGGAGGAAAGGAAACAATTGCAGAAAGAACAGGAAACCACATGGTACCACGAGGGTCCGGAAACATTGCGGGTGGCCAGACTTTGGATTGCCCGTTATTCCCTGCCCAGAGCTAAGGAGCGCTTGGAAAAGGCCAGAGAAGCGCTGGAAGTGCCAAGTGCTACCAGGGCTGGAAGAATGGTGGAATTGCAGAAACGTTTGCAATCAATGGGACCACATTGCAGTCAAGTGGGAGATACTCGCCCACTAAGCGGGAGTGCCTTTAATGATGATTCCACTCTGTTATTAACATCATCTTGGTCTGGAGTTTGTAAAGTGTGGTCAGTACCCGATTGTAAATTAGAGCAAACCCTGCGGGGTCATACCAGCTATGTGGGTGGCGTAGCATTTCGTCCGGGTGTGAAAAGTGatgaagaaaatgttgttgctatggcttcAGGGGGTCACGATGGATCTGTTAAACTTTGGGGATTTAATTCGGAAGAATCAATAGCCGACATCACAGGACATATGCCTCATAGGGTTTCGAAGGTGGGATTTCACCCTTCAGGACGTTTCTTGGCCACAGCATGTTACGATTCCTCATGGCGGTTGTGGGATCTGGAACAAAAAACTGAAGTATTGCATCAAGAAGGCCATGCAAAGGCCGTCCATTGCTTGGCTTTTCAATGGGAAGGCAGTGTTATTGTCACCGGAGGATTGGATGCTTTTGGTCGAGTATGGGACTTGCGAACAG GTCGTTGCATTATGTTTCTTGAGGGACATTTGGGATCTATATTTGGTGTGGATTTCTCTCCGAATGGTTTCCACATTGCCACAGGATCCCAGGATAATACATGCAAAATTTGGGATCTACGTCGGCGACAACCTGTTTATACAATACCAGCTCATCTAAATCTCATATCGGATGTAAAATATCAACGAGATGGTGGAAGTTTTCTTGCCACTTGTTCCTATGACTGCaccacaaaaatatggtccaacAAGACATGGCAACCATTGAAAACTTTGCAAGGCCACGATGGCAAAGTAGTCTCGTTAGATATATCCTCGAATTCCAATTATATAGTGACAACATCTTTTGATCGTACTTTCAAATTATGGTCACATGACTGCTAG
- the Syx7 gene encoding syntaxin 7, which translates to MDLQHMENGIGGGGGGAGSNGNSQALSENDFQKLTQTITTSIEKINQNVAAMQRMVNQCNTPQDSPDLKKQLHQIMSYTHQLVSDTSNQLKEVEKCKERHLKIQKDRLVDEFTAVLTKFQALQRKTVNIEKDQVRQARANQYNISKPPGTTNSTSNGSNNSFFEDNLFGRKSQQQQQQTQMQEEIDLQALEEQERAIRELEENIVGVNEIYKKLGSMVYEQGLIVDSIESSVEQTSVYVSQGSENLRMASSYKNKLRKKKLILLGIVGVILLIVIFILIMEFKH; encoded by the exons ATGGATTTGCAACATATGGAAAATGGTATAGGTGGTGGTGGGGGTGGTGCTGGATCTAATGGCAATTCACAGGCCTTGAGTGAAAATGATTTTCAGAAATTGACTCAAACCATCACCACAAGCATAGAAAAGATAaaccaaaatg TGGCCGCCATGCAACGTATGGTTAATCAATGTAATACACCTCAGGATTCGCCCGACTTGAAGAAacaatt ACATCAAATAATGTCTTACACCCATCAATTGGTTTCCGATACCAGTAATCAATTGAAAGAAGTGGAAAAATGTAAAGAGCGTcatttgaaaattcaaaaagaTCGCCTAGTGGATGAATTTACCGCTGTTTTAACTAAATTCCAG GCTCTTCAACGCAAAACAGTAAATATTGAAAAGGATCAAGTCCGTCAAGCTCGTGCAAACCAATATAATATATCCAAACCACCTGGTACCACGAACAGTACATCAAATGGCAGCAATAATTCTTTTTTCGAGGACAATCTGTTTGGTCGTAAAtcacagcagcagcaacaacaaacacaaatgcaAGAAGAAATCGATTTGCAAGCCTTGGAGGAACAAGAAAGAGCTATACGGGAGTTGGAG GAAAATATTGTTGGTGTTAATGAAATCTACAAGAAACTAGGTTCTATGGTCTACGAACAAGGATTAATTGTGGACTCGATAGAATCATCTGTGGAACAAACCAGTGTTTATGTATCTCAGGGATCTGAAAATCTGCGTATGGCCAGTTCCTACAAG AATAAATTACGCAAAAAGAAATTGATATTATTGGGTATAGTTGGCGTTATTCTTttgattgtaatttttatactaattatGGAGTTTAAACActga